In Molothrus aeneus isolate 106 chromosome 3, BPBGC_Maene_1.0, whole genome shotgun sequence, a single genomic region encodes these proteins:
- the RHOQ gene encoding rho-related GTP-binding protein RhoQ isoform X2 yields MRAGSGHGPWQRGGHAEVRGGGGRRRGQDVPADELRQRRLPRGVRAHRLRPLRSQRYRRGQAVPAGALRHRRPVVNPASFQNVKEEWVPELKEYAPNVPFLLVGTQIDLRDDPKTLARLNDMKEKPVSVEQGQKLAKEIGAYCYVECSALTQKGLKTVFDEAIIAILTPKKHTVKKRIGSRCINCCLIT; encoded by the exons ATGAGGGCGGGCTCCGGCCATGGCCCATGGCAGCGCGGCGGTCATGCTGAAGTGCGTGGTGGTGGGGGACGGCGCCGTGGGCAAGACGTGCCTGCTGATGAGCTACGCCAACGACGCCTTCCCCGAGGAGTACGTGCCCACCGTCTTCGACCACTACGCAG TCAGCGTTACCGTCGGGGGCAAGCAGTACCTGCTGGGGCTCTACGACACCGCCGGCCAG TGGTAAACcctgcttcatttcaaaatGTGAAGGAAGAGTGGGTACCGGAGTTGAAGGAATATGCACCTAATGTTCCCTTTTTACTAGTAGGAACACAG ATTGATCTCCGTGATGACCCAAAAACTCTGGCAAGACTGAATGATATGAAAGAGAAGCCCGTATCTGTGGAGCAAGGACAGAAGTTAGCAAAAGAG ATAGGAGCCTACTGTTACGTGGAGTGTTCAGCTTTAACACAGAAAGGACTGAAGACTGTTTTTGATGAAGCTATTATAGCCATTCTAACTCCAAAGAAACACACAGTGAAGAAGAGAATAGGCTCAAGATGCATAAACTGCTGTTTGATCACGTGA
- the RHOQ gene encoding rho-related GTP-binding protein RhoQ isoform X3 yields the protein MAHGSAAVMLKCVVVGDGAVGKTCLLMSYANDAFPEEYVPTVFDHYAVSVTVGGKQYLLGLYDTAGQEDYDRLRPLSYPMTDVFLICFSVVNPASFQNVKEEWVPELKEYAPNVPFLLVGTQIDLRDDPKTLARLNDMKEKPVSVEQGQKLAKEEPTVTWSVQL from the exons ATGGCCCATGGCAGCGCGGCGGTCATGCTGAAGTGCGTGGTGGTGGGGGACGGCGCCGTGGGCAAGACGTGCCTGCTGATGAGCTACGCCAACGACGCCTTCCCCGAGGAGTACGTGCCCACCGTCTTCGACCACTACGCAG TCAGCGTTACCGTCGGGGGCAAGCAGTACCTGCTGGGGCTCTACGACACCGCCGGCCAG gAAGACTATGATCGTCTGAGACCTTTATCTTACCCTATGACCGATGTCTTCCTTATCTGCTTCTCAGTGGTAAACcctgcttcatttcaaaatGTGAAGGAAGAGTGGGTACCGGAGTTGAAGGAATATGCACCTAATGTTCCCTTTTTACTAGTAGGAACACAG ATTGATCTCCGTGATGACCCAAAAACTCTGGCAAGACTGAATGATATGAAAGAGAAGCCCGTATCTGTGGAGCAAGGACAGAAGTTAGCAAAAGAG GAGCCTACTGTTACGTGGAGTGTTCAGCTTTAA
- the RHOQ gene encoding rho-related GTP-binding protein RhoQ isoform X1, with protein MAHGSAAVMLKCVVVGDGAVGKTCLLMSYANDAFPEEYVPTVFDHYAVSVTVGGKQYLLGLYDTAGQEDYDRLRPLSYPMTDVFLICFSVVNPASFQNVKEEWVPELKEYAPNVPFLLVGTQIDLRDDPKTLARLNDMKEKPVSVEQGQKLAKEIGAYCYVECSALTQKGLKTVFDEAIIAILTPKKHTVKKRIGSRCINCCLIT; from the exons ATGGCCCATGGCAGCGCGGCGGTCATGCTGAAGTGCGTGGTGGTGGGGGACGGCGCCGTGGGCAAGACGTGCCTGCTGATGAGCTACGCCAACGACGCCTTCCCCGAGGAGTACGTGCCCACCGTCTTCGACCACTACGCAG TCAGCGTTACCGTCGGGGGCAAGCAGTACCTGCTGGGGCTCTACGACACCGCCGGCCAG gAAGACTATGATCGTCTGAGACCTTTATCTTACCCTATGACCGATGTCTTCCTTATCTGCTTCTCAGTGGTAAACcctgcttcatttcaaaatGTGAAGGAAGAGTGGGTACCGGAGTTGAAGGAATATGCACCTAATGTTCCCTTTTTACTAGTAGGAACACAG ATTGATCTCCGTGATGACCCAAAAACTCTGGCAAGACTGAATGATATGAAAGAGAAGCCCGTATCTGTGGAGCAAGGACAGAAGTTAGCAAAAGAG ATAGGAGCCTACTGTTACGTGGAGTGTTCAGCTTTAACACAGAAAGGACTGAAGACTGTTTTTGATGAAGCTATTATAGCCATTCTAACTCCAAAGAAACACACAGTGAAGAAGAGAATAGGCTCAAGATGCATAAACTGCTGTTTGATCACGTGA
- the PIGF gene encoding phosphatidylinositol-glycan biosynthesis class F protein: protein MREAEVRRLLAANLLCALAIVLATLAPAFFLDGFSVLGTHLTWLCVCSVCVATLNIILHLVLTPNRSPKRRSFGHKISRFLKCCIYFFMSCILFHAIIVLYGAPLIELVTETFLFSVLLSTFTTLQCLCLLGPNIQAWIRVFSKNGAMSIWESSLQITSVCSILGAWFGAFPIPLDWDRPWQVWPISCSLGATFGYMAGLIIAPLWIHWNRKQLTYKSR from the exons ATGAGGGAGGCGGAGGTCAGGAGGCTGCTGGCTGCCAACCTGCTCTGCGCTCTGGCCATCGTCCTGGCCACACTGGCCCCAGCTTTCTTCCTGGACGGATTCAGCGTGCTGGGAACGCACCTCACGTGGCTGTGTGTTTGTTCTGTTTGTGTTGCTACCCTTAATATAATCTTACACTTAGTCCTTACACCAAATCGGTCTCCTAAGAGACGTTCCTTTGGTCACAAg ATATCCAGATTTCTAAAATGCTGTATATACTTTTTCATGTCTTGCATACTGTTTCATGCGATTATTGTTCTTTATGGAGCACCTCTCATAGA gtTAGTGACTgagacatttttgttttcagttcttCTGTCTACATTTACTACTTTACAATGCTTGTGTTTGCTGGGACCAAACATACAGGCATGGATACGGGTATTTAGTAAAAATGG GGCTATGTCCATATGGGAAAGCAGTCTACAGATTACTTCTGTGTGCAGTATACTTGGAGCTTGGTTTGGAGCATTTCCTATTCCTCTTGACTGGGATCGGCCTTGGCAG GTATGGCCCATTTCCTGTTCCCTCGGAGCTACCTTTGGCTATATGGCTGGTCTGATTATTGCACCTCTGTGGATACACTGGAACCGGAAGCAGCTTACATACAAAAGCAGATAA